Proteins from a genomic interval of Nitrosomonas sp.:
- the sufB gene encoding Fe-S cluster assembly protein SufB yields MSVALQHLVNQPYKHGFVTKIESDVAPKGLSEDTIRLISSKKNEPEWLLDFRLEAYRKWLNMTAPTWQNVNHPEIDFQAISYYSAPKPKQKLASMDEVDPELLRTFEKLGVPMHERAALAGVAVDVIFDSVSVATTYKEKLAEVGIIFCSISEAVHNHPELIKQYLGTVVPPGDNFYAALNSAVFTDGSFCFIPRGVKCPMDLSTYFRINTEESGQFERTLIIAEEGASVSYLEGCTAPRFDTNQLHAAVVELVALDDADIKYSTVQNWYAGDENGIGGIYNFVTKRGLAKGRNSRISWTQVETGSAITWKYPSCILRGENSVGEFYSVAVTNNYQQADTGTKMVHIGANTRSTIVSKGIAAGHSNSSYRGLVRMAPTATNARNYSQCDSMLIGNQCGAHTFPYIQVKNNSAHVEHEASTSKIGEDQLFYFAQRGIDAEEAVSMIINGFCKEVFQQLPMEFAVEATKLLSFKLEGSVG; encoded by the coding sequence ATGAGTGTTGCGCTACAACATTTGGTTAATCAACCATACAAACACGGCTTCGTCACAAAAATCGAATCCGATGTCGCACCTAAAGGATTAAGCGAAGACACTATTCGATTAATCTCTTCCAAAAAAAATGAACCTGAGTGGCTGCTTGATTTCCGGTTGGAGGCTTACCGCAAATGGCTGAACATGACAGCCCCCACCTGGCAGAATGTCAATCACCCGGAAATCGATTTTCAGGCAATCAGCTATTATTCTGCACCCAAACCAAAGCAGAAACTGGCCAGCATGGATGAGGTTGATCCAGAATTACTCCGCACCTTTGAGAAATTGGGGGTGCCGATGCATGAGCGTGCCGCACTGGCTGGCGTAGCTGTGGATGTCATTTTTGATAGCGTATCGGTCGCCACCACCTACAAGGAAAAACTGGCAGAAGTAGGTATCATTTTTTGCTCAATTTCGGAAGCGGTACACAATCATCCGGAGTTAATCAAACAGTATCTAGGCACTGTTGTTCCACCAGGCGATAACTTTTATGCGGCTCTTAATTCGGCGGTCTTTACGGATGGCTCGTTCTGTTTCATTCCCAGGGGCGTGAAGTGTCCGATGGATTTATCCACCTATTTTCGTATCAATACCGAAGAATCCGGACAGTTCGAACGCACCCTGATCATTGCGGAAGAAGGTGCGTCTGTTTCCTATCTGGAAGGCTGCACCGCGCCACGCTTTGACACCAATCAGCTGCATGCCGCTGTAGTCGAACTGGTCGCCCTGGATGACGCTGATATCAAATACTCAACCGTACAAAATTGGTACGCTGGCGACGAAAATGGAATAGGAGGTATCTACAACTTTGTGACCAAACGTGGTCTGGCAAAAGGACGTAATTCCCGCATATCGTGGACACAAGTCGAAACTGGTTCGGCGATCACCTGGAAATATCCGTCTTGCATCTTGCGTGGAGAAAACTCAGTAGGAGAATTTTATTCGGTTGCGGTAACCAACAATTATCAACAAGCAGATACCGGCACCAAAATGGTGCATATCGGCGCCAATACCCGCAGCACTATTGTCAGCAAGGGGATTGCAGCTGGCCACTCCAATAGCAGCTATCGCGGCCTGGTCAGAATGGCGCCTACCGCAACAAATGCGCGCAATTATTCTCAATGTGATTCCATGTTGATTGGTAATCAATGTGGCGCACACACCTTTCCCTACATACAGGTAAAAAACAATAGTGCGCACGTCGAACATGAAGCATCTACCTCCAAGATTGGTGAGGATCAATTATTTTATTTTGCACAACGCGGTATCGATGCCGAGGAAGCCGTATCAATGATTATTAATGGATTCTGTAAAGAAGTTTTTCAGCAGTTACCCATGGAGTTCGCTGTGGAGGCGACCAAACTTCTCAGCTTCAAGCTGGAAGGGAGCGTAGGATGA
- the sufC gene encoding Fe-S cluster assembly ATPase SufC, with amino-acid sequence MIRADSNVLLEVHDLHANIEDTEILKGLNLTVKQGEIHAIMGLNGSGKSTFAKVLAGHPAYRMTRGEILFNGVDITSLAPEERSRAGLFLAFQYPVEIPGVANDQFLRLAYNTVQGQRGKEELDPLEFDDFVREKMKLLDMSPSFLDRSVNEGFSGGEKKRNEILQMALLEPMLAVLDETDSGLDIDALRIVAKGVNQLANQDNAMILVTHYQRLLDYIEPDYVHVMEAGRIIKTSGKELALELEARGYDWVSSDKTQTHGARS; translated from the coding sequence ATGATTCGCGCTGATAGCAATGTCTTGCTGGAAGTTCATGACTTACATGCCAATATTGAAGATACCGAAATCCTCAAAGGACTGAACCTTACCGTCAAGCAGGGCGAAATTCATGCCATCATGGGGCTGAATGGTTCCGGCAAAAGTACTTTTGCCAAAGTTCTGGCTGGACATCCCGCCTACAGAATGACGCGTGGCGAAATTCTGTTTAATGGGGTGGATATCACGAGTCTCGCACCAGAGGAAAGATCTCGTGCTGGGCTGTTTCTGGCTTTTCAGTATCCGGTTGAAATTCCAGGAGTGGCTAATGATCAGTTTTTACGCCTGGCTTACAATACCGTGCAGGGACAACGTGGTAAAGAAGAATTGGATCCACTTGAGTTTGATGACTTTGTTCGAGAAAAAATGAAACTGCTCGACATGAGTCCAAGTTTTCTTGATCGCAGTGTCAATGAAGGATTCTCTGGCGGCGAGAAAAAACGTAATGAGATTCTGCAAATGGCCCTGCTGGAGCCTATGCTTGCTGTGCTCGATGAAACGGATTCTGGTCTCGATATTGATGCCCTCAGAATTGTGGCAAAGGGCGTTAATCAACTTGCCAATCAGGATAATGCCATGATTTTGGTGACCCATTATCAACGCTTGCTCGACTACATCGAACCTGATTACGTGCATGTAATGGAAGCTGGGCGGATTATCAAAACGAGTGGCAAAGAGCTCGCGCTTGAACTTGAAGCGCGTGGTTACGACTGGGTAAGTAGCGATAAAACCCAAACGCATGGAGCGCGGTCATGA
- a CDS encoding iron-sulfur cluster assembly accessory protein, producing MTITLTERAADQIRRQLIKRDKGLALRLGVKKSGCSGFSYLFDFADEILETDELFESNDAKIVVNRADLSIFEGAEIDFVQEGLNSTFKFRNPNIDSTCGCGESFSLKKQEKI from the coding sequence ATGACCATTACACTAACTGAACGCGCAGCTGATCAAATCCGGCGACAGCTGATCAAGCGTGATAAAGGGCTTGCTTTACGGCTCGGGGTTAAAAAATCAGGATGCTCTGGATTTTCTTATCTATTTGACTTCGCAGATGAAATTCTGGAAACAGATGAATTGTTCGAATCGAACGATGCCAAAATCGTCGTCAATCGGGCTGATTTATCTATTTTTGAAGGCGCCGAAATTGATTTTGTTCAGGAGGGTTTGAACAGCACATTTAAGTTTCGCAACCCGAATATTGATAGCACATGCGGCTGCGGAGAAAGTTTCAGTCTTAAAAAGCAGGAAAAAATTTAG
- a CDS encoding efflux RND transporter periplasmic adaptor subunit, which translates to MSILLLGGCSGTYSDENQTAAEQDLLVVTVMKVLSVNAPRIFETIGQIEGAKEVEVRPRVGGILLKHLYEEGVDVEINQPLFLIDPVPYEIALQRARAQFAEQQAMVTDAEREVQRMKRLLAEKFVSQRMFDSAATTLAINTATLKNALEVVKQAQLNLSYTRVTAPVSGVSGRARLSEGSLVEAQNSLLTSIQQIAPIWARFSLSDHELLRLGGQLTEQTVTSVRLILPDGSTYPLPGKINFAASSIDPTLGTQQLRAEFANPDRRLLPGQFVRVHIQSGEYQDVFLVPQPAVLAGDTGKHVYLVNERNEVIMQPVQAGDWADKDWIILDGLKNGDRVIIDNLIKLRSGMTVVPQLADHAATAG; encoded by the coding sequence ATGTCGATCTTGTTGTTGGGCGGCTGCTCTGGTACGTATTCTGATGAGAATCAAACTGCCGCAGAACAGGATCTCCTTGTGGTAACGGTCATGAAAGTCTTGTCAGTTAATGCCCCCAGAATCTTTGAGACTATCGGTCAGATAGAAGGTGCAAAAGAAGTGGAGGTGCGACCACGGGTAGGGGGGATTCTGCTTAAGCATCTGTATGAAGAAGGCGTGGATGTTGAAATCAATCAGCCACTTTTTCTAATTGATCCGGTTCCATATGAGATCGCACTGCAGCGTGCCCGGGCGCAGTTCGCCGAACAGCAGGCTATGGTGACTGACGCCGAGCGTGAAGTTCAGCGGATGAAGCGTCTGCTTGCTGAGAAATTTGTCAGTCAGCGTATGTTCGACTCAGCTGCAACTACGCTTGCCATTAATACAGCCACATTAAAAAATGCACTGGAAGTCGTCAAACAGGCGCAGCTTAATCTGTCTTATACCCGGGTGACTGCTCCAGTCTCAGGTGTATCTGGTCGTGCTCGACTTTCCGAAGGCTCGCTGGTGGAGGCGCAAAATAGTCTTTTGACAAGCATTCAGCAGATTGCACCAATCTGGGCGCGCTTTAGCCTGTCCGATCATGAGCTGCTCAGGCTTGGTGGTCAGTTGACTGAGCAAACAGTCACTTCCGTCAGATTGATTTTGCCAGATGGCAGCACTTATCCGCTTCCCGGTAAAATCAATTTTGCCGCGAGCAGCATTGACCCCACGCTGGGAACACAACAATTACGCGCGGAGTTTGCCAATCCAGATAGAAGACTTCTGCCTGGCCAGTTTGTACGTGTGCATATCCAGAGCGGAGAATACCAAGATGTTTTTCTCGTCCCACAGCCTGCCGTACTGGCCGGAGATACCGGTAAACACGTTTATTTGGTTAACGAACGCAATGAAGTCATTATGCAACCGGTACAGGCGGGTGATTGGGCAGACAAGGACTGGATTATCCTTGATGGTCTCAAGAATGGTGATCGTGTGATTATCGATAATCTGATTAAATTACGCTCTGGAATGACGGTGGTGCCACAATTGGCCGACCATGCAGCAACAGCTGGCTAG
- a CDS encoding multidrug efflux RND transporter permease subunit: protein MTRFFITRPIFASVLSILIVLAGLAAALQLPIAQYPQITPPTVIITTTFPGANAETLAKTVAAPIEQELSGIEGLLYFESSADSSGSLTITVTFEIGTDLDQATFNVSNRMNIALARLPEQVRRTGVVVSKRSNDILLVLMLTSTNASHTPLFLSNYATIYLLDELRRTPGVGEARIFGAQDYSMRIWSKPDRMAQLGVTTSDIVAAIQAQNSQYAVGKIGQEPALPGQQLVYTVTAKGRLLEPEEFGNIIIRAEGPAGTLRLKDVARIELGPQDYNIQTFLNGVPGVGIPIFLRPGANALETAKAIKAKIEQLKKRFPPGISYSIPYDTSDFVKQSIWEVFKTLGEAMFLVIAVVYLFLQSWRAALIPIIAVPISLIGTFAGLWLLGFSINTMTLFAMVLSIGIVVDDAIVVLENVERLISQERMSPPEAAIKAMQQVSGAVVAMTLVLVAVFLPVAFIGGIAGELYRQFAVTVAVAGVLSGVVALTLSPALCAILLKNTHNQSRFFQRFNRGFDSIRNVYVSLVNGSLHHAFQSTLIFALFVGIVFYLIQIIPKSFVPPEDQGYVITEIILPDSATLSRTIDTTEAVRAQMAQDPVVAHQFAVNGFDLIGGGNKANVATMFVRLTEWSERSKAADAVVQQLFEIGGQRSDSIVIAFNPPAIRGLGSTGGFEAYVQTLTESSPLVMSEVLNGFMDRLVSDPLLASANTFFRPNVTQLFVEVDEAKAISQGIAIEDVYATLQSTMGSFYINDFNRSGRTYRVQLQADMPYRMKPEDLGKAYVRNASGNMVPLSTISQVHHIVGAEQLERFNGLLSVKILGEGVAGSSSGKIIERVEQLAAEYLPDGYQLAWTGKAFQEKQTGAAAMVAFSLAIIMVFLILAAQYETWALPLAVIMAVPFAVAGALFAVLLRDMPNDIYFQIGLVTLIGLAAKNAILLVEFAKQRMLAGESAFDAAIQSAQLRFRPIVMTSMAFILGVVPLVIATGAGSAARQSMGTGVFGGMIMAAFVAPIFVPLFFSWLVNLHRR, encoded by the coding sequence ATGACCCGTTTCTTCATTACCCGCCCAATTTTTGCTTCCGTGCTGTCAATCTTGATTGTGCTCGCGGGCTTGGCTGCTGCCTTGCAGTTACCGATTGCGCAATATCCGCAGATTACTCCACCAACCGTAATTATTACCACCACTTTTCCGGGGGCCAATGCCGAAACTCTGGCGAAGACTGTTGCTGCACCCATTGAACAGGAATTGAGCGGAATTGAAGGCTTGCTTTACTTTGAATCAAGTGCGGACTCGAGTGGTTCCCTGACTATAACGGTTACCTTTGAAATTGGCACAGATCTTGATCAAGCAACATTTAATGTAAGTAACCGCATGAACATCGCTCTGGCGCGACTGCCTGAGCAGGTGCGACGGACCGGTGTGGTGGTCAGTAAACGTTCCAACGACATCTTGCTGGTTCTCATGCTGACATCCACTAATGCAAGCCATACGCCACTTTTTTTAAGCAACTACGCCACTATTTATTTGCTGGATGAATTGCGGCGAACGCCAGGTGTGGGTGAAGCAAGGATTTTTGGTGCACAGGACTATTCCATGCGTATCTGGAGTAAACCGGACCGTATGGCGCAACTGGGAGTGACCACGAGCGATATTGTTGCCGCTATCCAGGCGCAGAATTCACAGTACGCAGTTGGCAAAATCGGTCAGGAACCTGCCTTGCCAGGTCAGCAACTGGTTTACACCGTTACTGCCAAGGGGAGACTGCTGGAACCGGAAGAATTTGGCAACATTATCATCCGTGCAGAGGGACCAGCGGGGACGCTTAGGCTTAAGGATGTTGCCCGTATTGAGCTGGGACCGCAAGACTACAATATTCAGACCTTTCTGAATGGTGTACCCGGTGTCGGAATTCCTATCTTTCTGCGCCCCGGCGCGAATGCGCTGGAAACTGCGAAAGCGATCAAAGCTAAGATCGAGCAGCTGAAGAAACGCTTTCCACCCGGCATTAGCTACAGCATTCCTTATGATACCAGCGACTTCGTTAAGCAATCGATCTGGGAGGTATTCAAAACCCTGGGTGAAGCGATGTTCCTGGTTATTGCCGTGGTTTATCTCTTTCTGCAAAGCTGGCGTGCGGCACTGATACCCATCATCGCCGTACCCATTTCACTGATCGGCACATTCGCCGGCTTGTGGTTACTGGGATTTTCCATCAATACCATGACCTTGTTCGCGATGGTGCTTTCCATCGGCATTGTTGTTGATGATGCCATTGTGGTACTGGAAAACGTTGAACGGCTGATCTCTCAGGAAAGAATGTCGCCACCTGAAGCGGCAATCAAAGCGATGCAACAGGTTTCCGGTGCGGTGGTTGCTATGACGCTGGTACTGGTTGCGGTTTTCCTGCCCGTTGCTTTCATTGGCGGAATTGCCGGCGAGCTATATCGGCAGTTTGCGGTTACTGTTGCTGTAGCCGGGGTGTTATCCGGCGTGGTCGCGCTGACCTTATCTCCGGCGCTGTGTGCAATCCTGCTGAAAAATACGCACAATCAGAGCCGTTTTTTTCAGCGATTCAATCGTGGTTTTGATTCAATCCGGAATGTTTATGTCAGTCTGGTCAACGGTAGTTTGCATCACGCTTTCCAAAGCACGCTGATTTTTGCCCTGTTTGTTGGCATCGTATTTTATCTGATCCAGATCATTCCCAAAAGCTTCGTGCCACCGGAAGACCAGGGCTACGTCATTACCGAAATCATCTTGCCGGATAGCGCGACACTGTCACGCACCATCGATACGACCGAAGCGGTGCGCGCGCAAATGGCACAGGATCCGGTGGTTGCTCATCAGTTTGCCGTCAATGGTTTTGATCTGATTGGTGGCGGGAATAAAGCCAATGTTGCTACCATGTTTGTCAGATTGACGGAATGGTCAGAGCGCAGTAAGGCTGCCGATGCTGTTGTTCAGCAGTTGTTCGAAATCGGCGGGCAGCGTAGCGACAGTATCGTCATCGCTTTTAACCCCCCTGCAATTCGCGGCCTTGGCAGTACCGGTGGGTTTGAGGCCTATGTGCAAACGCTGACCGAATCCAGCCCGCTGGTTATGTCTGAAGTTCTCAATGGGTTCATGGACAGACTGGTGAGCGATCCACTGTTGGCCTCAGCCAACACCTTTTTTCGTCCCAATGTCACTCAGCTCTTTGTGGAAGTTGATGAGGCCAAAGCTATTTCACAAGGAATCGCCATCGAAGACGTTTATGCCACGCTGCAAAGTACGATGGGATCGTTCTACATCAATGATTTCAACCGGTCGGGTAGAACCTACCGCGTGCAGCTGCAGGCAGACATGCCTTACCGGATGAAGCCTGAAGATCTCGGCAAGGCCTATGTGCGCAATGCCAGCGGCAACATGGTGCCTCTCTCTACAATTAGTCAGGTGCACCATATCGTTGGTGCGGAGCAGCTGGAGCGGTTTAACGGATTACTGTCAGTTAAAATACTGGGGGAGGGTGTGGCAGGATCCAGTTCAGGGAAGATCATCGAACGCGTCGAGCAACTCGCAGCCGAATATCTGCCAGATGGATACCAGCTCGCGTGGACCGGCAAGGCGTTTCAGGAAAAGCAAACGGGTGCGGCGGCCATGGTTGCCTTCAGTCTTGCTATCATCATGGTTTTTCTGATCCTTGCTGCCCAGTATGAAACCTGGGCACTTCCGCTTGCGGTCATTATGGCGGTACCGTTCGCTGTTGCTGGCGCCTTGTTCGCGGTATTGCTTCGCGACATGCCCAATGATATCTACTTTCAGATCGGCCTGGTAACCCTCATCGGTCTTGCTGCTAAGAATGCCATTTTGCTGGTGGAGTTTGCCAAACAGAGAATGCTGGCGGGCGAATCTGCATTTGATGCTGCGATCCAGTCTGCCCAACTGCGTTTCCGCCCCATCGTGATGACTTCGATGGCCTTTATTCTCGGTGTCGTGCCACTTGTCATCGCCACGGGTGCCGGCTCCGCTGCACGGCAATCCATGGGGACAGGCGTATTCGGCGGCATGATCATGGCCGCCTTTGTTGCCCCCATCTTTGTGCCATTATTTTTTTCGTGGCTGGTTAATCTGCATCGCCGATAA
- a CDS encoding Rrf2 family transcriptional regulator, whose product MRLTTKGRFAVTALLDIAIRHGSGPVSLADISERQKISLSYLEQLFSKLRQRRLVDSVRGPGGGYCLAKGLDEVSVADIILAVDEPIDSTQCGGKENCLGDSKCMTHDLWVKLNEIIFDYLSHVTLKRLVDEQSQRELQREQAVVKLYDMREAAF is encoded by the coding sequence ATGCGACTGACAACAAAAGGAAGATTTGCGGTAACCGCGCTTCTGGATATTGCGATACGACACGGCAGTGGCCCCGTCTCCCTGGCAGACATCAGTGAGCGGCAAAAAATCTCATTATCTTATCTGGAGCAGTTATTTTCTAAATTGCGCCAGCGGAGATTGGTAGACAGCGTGCGCGGGCCGGGTGGCGGTTATTGCCTGGCAAAAGGACTGGATGAGGTATCCGTGGCCGACATCATTCTGGCGGTCGACGAGCCCATCGATAGCACCCAATGCGGCGGCAAGGAAAATTGCCTTGGCGACAGTAAATGTATGACGCACGATTTATGGGTAAAACTTAATGAAATCATATTCGACTATCTTAGCCACGTCACATTGAAACGACTGGTAGATGAGCAAAGTCAGCGTGAATTACAGCGTGAACAGGCTGTTGTCAAACTTTACGATATGCGGGAAGCCGCCTTCTAA
- a CDS encoding cysteine desulfurase, whose translation MKIVDALLTPAMRHSGTELAQLRADFPILSTKVAGKPLVYLDNAASSQMPQPVIDCLVRYQTTQHANIHRAVHHLSELATHEYEAARHKLQHFIGAREAREVIFTSGTTEGINLVMHGYGRKFINQNDEIILTTLEHHSNIVPWQMLAEEKGAHIRVVPINDAGELLLDEYQRLFNANTRFVALSHVSNALGTINPAKEMIAIAHKHGVPVLIDGAQAAPHMQIDVQALDCDFYTFSAHKMCGPTGIGVLYGKAHLLESMQPFKGGGDMIASVSFEQTIYNELPYKFEAGTPPIMAAIGFGAAIDYLNEVGISKIAAFEHELLVYATEAINSIPGVCIIGDNSQKVAVISFTIDGIHPHDVGTLLNEEGVAVRTGHHCAQPIMQRFNIPATSRASFSFYNTKNEIDTLAAGIRSVQKVFAL comes from the coding sequence ATGAAAATTGTTGATGCATTACTGACACCTGCCATGCGGCACTCGGGAACAGAGTTAGCGCAACTGCGTGCGGATTTTCCGATTCTCTCCACCAAGGTAGCAGGAAAACCGCTCGTCTACCTGGATAATGCCGCCTCCAGCCAGATGCCACAACCTGTGATCGATTGCCTGGTTCGTTATCAAACTACTCAACATGCCAATATTCATCGTGCAGTGCATCACCTGTCCGAACTTGCTACGCATGAGTATGAAGCCGCACGACATAAATTACAGCACTTCATCGGCGCCAGGGAAGCACGCGAAGTAATTTTTACCAGCGGAACAACGGAAGGCATTAATCTGGTGATGCATGGTTACGGGCGTAAGTTTATTAATCAGAATGATGAGATCATTTTGACAACACTTGAACATCATTCAAACATCGTTCCCTGGCAGATGCTGGCGGAAGAGAAAGGTGCACATATTCGGGTAGTGCCGATCAATGATGCAGGAGAATTGTTGCTGGATGAGTATCAGCGACTATTCAATGCCAATACTCGTTTTGTCGCGCTGTCGCATGTCTCCAATGCACTAGGCACTATCAACCCGGCCAAAGAAATGATTGCCATTGCCCATAAGCATGGGGTGCCCGTTTTGATCGATGGCGCACAGGCCGCGCCGCATATGCAGATTGACGTGCAGGCGCTGGATTGTGACTTTTATACATTCTCGGCACATAAGATGTGTGGCCCAACTGGTATTGGCGTACTCTACGGTAAGGCACACCTGCTGGAATCGATGCAACCTTTCAAAGGGGGGGGCGACATGATTGCTTCGGTCTCCTTCGAACAAACTATTTATAACGAACTGCCCTATAAATTTGAAGCGGGTACACCACCCATCATGGCGGCAATTGGGTTTGGCGCCGCAATCGACTACCTCAATGAGGTGGGCATTAGTAAGATAGCTGCCTTTGAGCACGAGTTACTGGTTTATGCAACTGAGGCAATCAACTCCATTCCCGGTGTTTGCATTATTGGTGATAACTCACAGAAAGTGGCGGTGATATCATTCACGATTGATGGCATTCACCCACACGATGTTGGCACGTTGTTAAATGAGGAGGGTGTAGCGGTCAGAACGGGACATCATTGCGCACAGCCGATTATGCAACGTTTTAATATCCCGGCCACTTCCCGGGCTTCATTTTCTTTTTACAATACTAAAAATGAGATCGATACTCTGGCTGCAGGAATTCGATCCGTACAAAAGGTCTTCGCACTATGA
- a CDS encoding SUF system NifU family Fe-S cluster assembly protein yields MSLQSIYQEVILDHNRKPRHYGSLEHPTHHALGHNPLCGDKIHVDLKIQNEIIDQIAFHGESCAICKASCSMMAATVKGKSCQEAETLVQEFRKMLVSGADAESLEHLGRLKVLAGVRELPTRVKCATLPWHTLHAAMNSVVSVSTEEKTKKETSNSVQFATS; encoded by the coding sequence ATGAGTCTACAATCTATTTACCAGGAAGTTATTCTGGATCACAACCGGAAACCACGACACTACGGTTCGCTTGAACATCCCACTCATCATGCCTTGGGCCATAATCCCCTGTGTGGCGACAAGATCCATGTTGACTTGAAAATCCAGAATGAAATAATTGATCAAATTGCCTTCCACGGAGAGTCATGTGCGATCTGTAAAGCATCTTGCTCGATGATGGCCGCAACCGTTAAGGGGAAATCTTGCCAGGAAGCAGAAACCCTTGTTCAGGAATTTCGTAAAATGCTTGTAAGTGGCGCAGACGCGGAAAGTCTGGAACATCTTGGGCGACTGAAAGTATTGGCTGGTGTACGCGAATTACCGACCCGGGTCAAGTGCGCAACTTTGCCATGGCATACACTGCATGCTGCGATGAATTCCGTTGTCAGCGTCTCAACAGAAGAAAAAACAAAAAAAGAAACCAGCAACTCAGTACAATTTGCTACCAGTTAG
- the sufD gene encoding Fe-S cluster assembly protein SufD — MNPLIKDDSFQQWIASWNSGKITTPGHSASYLDQLRTSALDHIATLKFPSTRDEEWRFTDITPLKHVAFKQPSAVTELTTNDLSQYFVDESVIRVVFVDGQYTPGLSSITAQHGVMIDSLSKLTAENASAVTQHLGRFAEYRDNAFVALNTAFMQEGAGIIISEDITVSAPIHVLFVATQQGVTTCPRCLLIAGTGSRITLVEEYLALTDCAYTTNAVVEVQLADSANVEHIRLQREGHKAFHVAHTSVQVAHAASYQSVSIALGAQISRFDQRISLADQHAQCGVDGLTLISGQQLADTHTWIDHIKPQATSRQLHKCIADDHARAVFSGKIIVHADAQQTNARQMNRNLLLSSKASVDTKPQLEIFADDVKCSHGATVGQLDQDALFYLQSRGLDLTSARNLLTYAFGAEVIEFIPVDSVKQQLADLILTKTQIH, encoded by the coding sequence ATGAACCCACTCATCAAGGATGATTCCTTTCAGCAATGGATCGCGTCCTGGAATTCCGGAAAAATAACGACCCCCGGTCATTCAGCCAGCTATCTGGATCAACTGCGTACAAGCGCACTTGATCACATCGCCACTCTTAAATTCCCATCAACACGGGATGAGGAATGGCGCTTTACTGACATCACCCCGCTGAAACACGTAGCTTTCAAGCAGCCCTCCGCTGTGACGGAATTGACTACGAACGATCTTTCACAATATTTTGTTGATGAATCGGTTATTCGGGTGGTATTCGTGGATGGTCAGTACACGCCCGGATTATCAAGTATTACTGCTCAGCACGGCGTGATGATCGACAGTCTATCCAAACTGACGGCAGAGAACGCTTCAGCCGTAACTCAGCATCTGGGGCGGTTCGCCGAGTATCGTGACAATGCTTTTGTGGCACTCAATACTGCTTTTATGCAAGAAGGCGCGGGTATTATTATTTCGGAAGATATTACGGTCAGTGCACCGATCCACGTTTTATTTGTAGCCACCCAGCAGGGGGTGACAACCTGCCCTCGCTGCCTGCTGATCGCGGGTACTGGTTCCCGTATTACCTTGGTTGAAGAGTATCTGGCATTGACAGATTGTGCTTATACAACCAATGCGGTCGTCGAAGTGCAACTTGCTGATTCTGCCAACGTCGAACATATACGCCTGCAACGGGAAGGCCATAAGGCTTTTCATGTCGCCCATACCAGCGTACAGGTAGCGCATGCCGCCAGTTATCAGTCAGTCAGCATTGCCTTGGGCGCACAAATTTCGCGCTTTGATCAGCGCATTTCTCTTGCTGACCAACATGCGCAATGCGGTGTGGATGGATTGACGTTAATTTCAGGTCAGCAGTTAGCCGATACGCATACATGGATCGATCACATCAAACCCCAAGCCACCAGTCGACAACTTCACAAATGCATTGCAGATGACCATGCTCGCGCAGTGTTCAGCGGAAAAATTATCGTGCACGCAGATGCGCAGCAGACCAATGCCAGACAGATGAACCGCAATTTATTGTTGTCAAGCAAAGCAAGTGTGGATACCAAGCCACAGCTTGAAATTTTTGCTGATGACGTAAAATGCTCGCATGGCGCCACGGTAGGTCAGCTGGATCAGGATGCGCTGTTTTATCTGCAAAGCAGAGGGCTGGATCTGACCAGCGCGCGTAATTTACTGACTTACGCCTTTGGTGCAGAGGTAATTGAATTTATTCCCGTAGACTCTGTTAAGCAGCAGCTTGCGGATTTAATTCTCACCAAAACACAAATCCATTAA